A region of the Deltaproteobacteria bacterium genome:
ATACCGCTCATCCCTGCCGGCAGCACAACCCTCAATATGGTCCTGTAATAGGGGACCCCCAAAGCCAGAGAGGCTTCCTTCAAGGCGTAGGGAACGAGATTAAGGGTCTCTTCCGTGGCCTTAATGATCATCGGAAGCATCATGATCCCCAAACCGATGCCTCCGGACAGGGCGGAAAACCCGGCCATGGGCACAACGACCCACATATAGGCAATAAGACCCAAGACAATGGAGGGCGTTCCCTGGAGCACCTCCACGGCGAGCCTTGCCCAGTAAGAAATGGCGCCTTCTCTGTGCTCGGAAAGGAAGATACCCGCGCCGATTCCCAGAGGAATGGATGGAAGCGCTGCAATCACCACCAAAAGGAACGTGCCGACCAGGGCGTTTGCTATCCCGCCACCTTGGGCGCCGACCGGTTTCGGGATTTCCAAGAAAAAACCCCAACTCAGGGACGAAAGGCCCTGTTTCGCGATATAGAACAGGATCAGTGCAAGGGGCGCCATGGATAGAAAGGACATGACAAACACTAGGCCCTTAAAGCCGTTGTCTTTGGTCGCTCTTAATCGCAAACGATAGGGTCTCATTCAGCCACCCAAGCTGGTTTTCTTGACCACGTAGGCCCCGATGATATTGATCACAGTGGTTACCAGAAAAAGGACCACGCCGATCTCAATGAGGGCAGACAGGTATAGCGTCGCTGTTGCTTCGGTGAATTCGTTGGCTATGATGCTTGCCATGGTATTGCCCGGACCGAAAAGGCTTGAAGGCAAGAGGTTCGAGTTGCCGATCACCATGGTAACGGCCATGGTTTCACCGAGCGCCCGTCCGAGTGCCAGCAGAATTCCCGCAAGTATTCCTGAACGGGAGTAAGGCAAGATCACTTTCGTGATCATCTCTTGTCGTGTTGCCCCAAGCGAGTAGGCCGCCTCCTTGATATCGGACGGAACCAGAGAAATCACTTCTCCGCCCATCGATGCCGCGTAGGGGATGATCATGACGGCCAGGATAATGGATGCCGTTAAGATACCCACGCCGTACGGGAAGATACCAAGTTTCATTTGGATGCTTCTTATGATGGGCACCAGGACGAACAATGCCCAGAACCCATAGATGACGGAAGGAATTCCGGCGAGCAGTTCGGTGACGTTCTTGACCAGGGATGAAAGCATC
Encoded here:
- the pstA gene encoding phosphate ABC transporter permease PstA, which produces MRPYRLRLRATKDNGFKGLVFVMSFLSMAPLALILFYIAKQGLSSLSWGFFLEIPKPVGAQGGGIANALVGTFLLVVIAALPSIPLGIGAGIFLSEHREGAISYWARLAVEVLQGTPSIVLGLIAYMWVVVPMAGFSALSGGIGLGIMMLPMIIKATEETLNLVPYALKEASLALGVPYYRTILRVVLPAGMSGIMTGILISVARVAGETAPLLFTAFGNAFMNWDVAKPVNALPLLIYNYATSPYPEWHRIAWGAACVLVGFVLLLNLLVRMVIRRWKVQF
- the pstC gene encoding phosphate ABC transporter permease subunit PstC gives rise to the protein MTTRPYERPSSGWQESAFQKGILLAALAIVVLLGAVFLSLLFHSKPSIWAFGASFVFEKTWDPVSGTFGAIPFLIGTLLTSFLALAICVPFALAISIFVGEYFRTGMLSSLVKNVTELLAGIPSVIYGFWALFVLVPIIRSIQMKLGIFPYGVGILTASIILAVMIIPYAASMGGEVISLVPSDIKEAAYSLGATRQEMITKVILPYSRSGILAGILLALGRALGETMAVTMVIGNSNLLPSSLFGPGNTMASIIANEFTEATATLYLSALIEIGVVLFLVTTVINIIGAYVVKKTSLGG